From a region of the Calonectris borealis chromosome 2, bCalBor7.hap1.2, whole genome shotgun sequence genome:
- the PTPN23 gene encoding tyrosine-protein phosphatase non-receptor type 23 isoform X4, whose product MEAVPRMPMIWLDLKEAGEFAFNAAVKKFVLKNYGENPENYNEELRKLELLRQSAVNVPRDFEGCSTLRKYFGQLHYLQSRIPMGAEQEAAVPIAWTEIFSGKTVTHEDIKYEQACILYNLGALHSMLGAMDKRVSEEGMKVSCTHFQCAAGAFTYLRDHFPHSYSVDMSHQILNLNINLMLGQAQECLLEKSMLDNRKSFLVARISAQVVDYYKEACRALENSETASLLGKIQKDWKKLVQMKIYYFAAVAHLHMGKQAEEQQKFGERGQPETVQEALRFTMDVIGGKYNSAKKDNDFIYHEAVPALDTLQSVKGAPLVKALPVNPTDPAVTGPDIFAKLVPMAAHEASSLYSEEKAKLLRDVMAKIEAKNEVLDQFMDSMQLDPETVDNLDMYSHIPPILMEKCAALSVRPDTVKNLVQSMQVLSGVFTDVEASLKEIRDLLEEDEAQERKLQELLGKVPPPQGSPPPPSPGLAEVSKECSKYMEVHEKASFTNTELHKAMNLHIGNLRLLSGPLEQVRAALPSPTLTEDDKQVLQNLKRILGKVQEMRDQRTSLEQQLREMIQKDDITTSLVTTDRSEMKKLFEEQLKKYDQIKVYLEQNLAAQENVLKALTDANVKYAAVRKALAEVEHKWNTTVQTLVASYEAYEDLMKKSQEGKDFYTDLEGKAAKLLEKARAACQAAEANRQQILEKEMKKQPPPRPTAPKPALQKKPPELEAGGLDAGDLPPLGSLVLSELPEELRSLPPDVLAGHLARLPPPTLAALALNPALATGLRPPEPFLPAARLASAPLQPFAPARFPAPPALPGHYRLPAAPTSAPGPFPPGGGAPVQLLQPSAPQGAGPPPSSAPAAAPQLFPLMRGPVQPGTAPVQPGYVGPHVLPPRSSPQHGPLPGSAPAPAASYGLGQPGVPAPGPLRPPALGPAPMGAQPPAGGPELPPGTRPATTTVDSVQAPISSCAAPPRLPGQGPAMPPGPFLAPQRPGGAPAPFPYAQGGLQPFGQPAAQHPFPPGQHPHTFAPAAQLQPSMELPAHAQGPQQFPPAPFLPPGRAQVPLPFQPPPRPPLPPQAQFAQQPFAGPGGPLPPPAPGQPPLPPQLYQLPGQDKLPPQGLAPHTGALPFPSGPPTQPLHAALGGLQPVPASSPALPFCPSPAPPSSQMPPGTMALGPPPPAPASQAGPHHVTPSPSPGLGQLQGTVVVPGPLVPSPAPSPQPALPMQPPALVPGSGSLPQRPPPSLTPGAAPLPQGPGEVPFQRQSSSTDDLLSSSPESQHGGSKAAVGQPLLQPTKADAKEGQKPKAVQLIENDPYEKPERVLRLLAELDRFRGLVERLERPGPGGIAELDAVWKELQDAQERDARQLSIAIARCYSMKNRHQDIMPYDKNRVVLCSGKDDYINASRVEDLSPYCPTIIATQAPLLGTAADFWLMIYEQKVSVVVMLVSEQELDKQKVLRYFPPERGQPVVQGPITLILTSLKVAPTHVERMITLQYRDQSLKRTVIHLQFTSWPELGLPDSKGSLLRFIQEVHGHYLHQRPLHTPVVVHCSSGVGRTGAFCLLYAAMQEVEAGNGIPDLAQLVKRMRQQRKHMLQEKLHLKFCYEAVLLHAEQVLHRHGVGAPAVPKATNSASPKLYFHQDPQDLVLGGDMPISSIQATIAKLSIKPAGASGELGGSWAPDPAPPPDAVDTEVLPVLPDGVLDGVGAPVPEPPPPGPPVPEPPRDTESSNHVVVESPEAPGGEPAAPPAAPSSSSLELLASLTPEAFTLDASLKGKQRMNKQNFLQAQTGEGLRGPRPSDDPLSMLDPLWTLNKT is encoded by the exons ATGGAGGCCGTGCCCCGCATGCCCATGATCTGGCTCGACCTCAAGGAAGCTGGGGAGTTCGCCTTCAACGCCGCCGTCAAGAAG TTTGTCCTGAAGAACTATGGGGAAAACCCGGAGAACTACAACGAGGAGCTGCGGAAGCTGGAGCTGCTCCGGCAG aGCGCCGTCAATGTGCCCAGGGACTTCGAGGGCTGCAGCACGCTGCGGAAGTACTTCGGCCAACTCCACTACCTGCAGAGCCGCATCCCCATGGGCGCCGAGCAGGAGGCGGCAGTGCCCATCGCGTG GACTGAGATCTTCTCAGGCAAGACGGTGACTCACGAGGACATCAAGTACGAGCAGGCGTGCATCCTCTACAACCTGG GTGCGCTGCACTCCATGCTGGGCGCCATGGACAAGAGAGTGTCTGAGGAG GGCATGAAGGTTTCCTGCACCCACTTCCAGTGCGCTGCCGGGGCGTTTACGTACCTGCGGGATCACTTCCCTCACTCCTACAGCGTAGACATGAGCCACCAGATCCTCAACCTCAACATCAACCTCATGCTG GGCCAGGCGCAGGAGTGTCTCCTGGAGAAGTCCATGCTGGACAACAGGAAGAGTTTCCTCGTGGCCCGGATCAGCGCCCAG gtggtggatTACTACAAAGAGGCCTGCCGGGCCCTGGAAAACTCGGAGACTGCCTCGCTGCTGGGAAAGATCCAGAAAGACTGGAAGAAGCTGGTTCAAATGAAGATCTATTATTTTGCTGCTGTGGCCCAT CTGCACatgggaaaacaggctgaggagcagcagaagtTTGGGGAAAGG GGCCAGCCAGAAACCGTCCAGGAAGCCCTGAGATTCACCATGGATGTGATCGGTGGCAA GTACAATTCGGCCAAAAAGGACAATGACTTCATCTACCACGAAGCTGTGCCTGCGCTGGACACCCTGCAGTCTGTGAAAG GTGCCCCGTTGGTGAAAGCCCTCCCCGTCAACCCCACGGATCCAGCTGTCACCGGCCCCGATATATTTGCCAAGCTGGTGCCCATGGCTGCCCACGAGGCCTCTTCCCTGTACAG CGAGGAGAAGGCCAAACTGCTGAGAGACGTGATGGCAAAGATCGAAGCCAAGAACGAAGTGCTGGA CCAGTTCATGGACTCCATGCAGCTGGACCCCGAGACCGTGGACAACCTGGACATGTACAGCCACATCCCCCCCATCCTGATGGAGAAATGCGCCGCGCTCAGCGTGCGCCCCGACACCGTCAAGAACCTCGTCCAGTCCATGCAGG TGCTCTCTGGGGTCTTCACCGACGTGGAAGCTTCCCTGAAGGAGATCCGAGACCTCCTCGAGGAGGACGAGGCTCAAGAGCggaagctgcaggagctgcttggGAAGGTCCCACcgccccaggggtcccctccgccGCCGTCCCCAGGGCTGGCCGAGGTCAGCAAGGAGTGCTCCAAGTACATGGAGGTGCACGAGAAGGCCAGCTTCACCAACACCGAGCTCCACAAGGCCATGAACCTGCACATCGGCAACCTCCGCCTGCTCAGCGGGCCGCTGGAGCAGGTCCGGGCCGCGCTGCCCTCGCCCACCTTGACGGAAG acGACAAGCAGGTGCTGCAGAACCTGAAGCGAATCCTGGGCAAGGTGCAGGAGATGAGGGACCAGCGGACgtccctggagcagcagctgcgtGAGATGATCCAGAAGGACGATATCACCACCTCACTGGTCACCACCGACCGCTCCGAGATGAAG AAACTctttgaggagcagctgaagaagTACGACCAGATCAAGGTCTACCTGGAGCAGAACCTGGCTGCCCAGGAGAACGTCCTGAAGGCCCTGACAGATGCCAACGTCAAATACGCGGCTGTGCGCAAGGCCCTGGCCGAGGTGGAGCACAA GTGGAACACCACCGTTCAGACCTTGGTGGCCTCCTACGAAGCCTATGAGGACCTGATGAAGAAATCGCAGGAGGGGAAGGACTTCTACACCGACCTGGAGGGGAAAGCCGCCAAACTGCTGGAGAAGGCCCGGGCTGCCTGCCAAGCCGCCGAGGCCAACAGGCAGCAGATCTTGGAGAA GGAGATGAAGAAGCAGCCGCCCCCTCGGCCCACGGCCCCCAAACCCGCCCTGCAGAAGAAGCCGCCAGAGCTGGAAGCCGGGGGCCTGGACGCCGGCGACCTGCCGCCGCTGGGCTCCCTGGTGCTGTCGGAGCTGCCGGAGGAGCTGCGCAGCCTGCCGCCCGACGTGCTGGCCGGGCACCTGGCCCGCCTGCCGCCCCCCACGCTGGCCGCCCTTGCCCTCAACCCGGCCCTGGCCACCGGGCTGCGGCCCCCCGAGCCCTTCCTGCCCGCGGCCAGGCTGGCCAGCGCCCCGCTGCAGCCCTTCGCCCCTGCCCGCTTCCcggccccccctgccctccccgggcaCTACCGTCTGCCGGCGGCACCCACCTCGGCGCCGGGCCCCTTTCCCCCTGGCGGGGGGGCTCCggtgcagctcctgcagccctctgccccgcagggggccgggcccccccccagctcggccccggctgcagccccccagctctTCCCGCTGATGCGAGGCCCGGTgcagcccggcacggccccggtgCAGCCCGGCTACGTGGGGCCCCACGTGCTTCCCCCGCGCTCGTCCCCGCAGCACGGCCCcctgcccggctctgctcccgctcccgctgcctCCTATGGCCTGGGCCAGCCTGGGGTGCCTGCACCCGGCCCCCTCAGACCCCCCGCCCTGgggccagcacccatgggtgctcagcCACCAGCAGGTGGCCCTGAGCTGCCCCCAGGCACCCGGCCGGCCACCACCACGGTGGATAGTGTCCAGGCCCCCATCTCCAGCTGTGCCGCTCCCCCGCGGCTCCCGGGCCAGGGGCCAGCCATGCCCCCAGGCCCCTTCCTGGCCCCGCAGCGCCCAGGGGGGgcccctgcccccttcccctaCGCccagggggggctgcagcccttcgGGCAGCCGGCTGCCCAGCACCCGTTCCCTCCCGGGCAGCACCCGCACACCTTCGCCCCTGCAGCGCAGCTCCAGCCCAGCATGGAGCTGCCCGCCCATGCCCAGGGCCCCCAGCAGTTCCCCCCGGCCCCCTTCCTGCCCCCGGGGAGAGCCCAGGTCCCGCTGCCCTTCcagcctcccccccggcccccgctgccccctcAGGCCCAGTTTGCCCAGCAGCCCTTCGCTGGCCCCGGGGGGCCGCTGCCTCCGCCAGCCCCCGGCCAGCCCCCCCTGCCACCGCAGCTCTACCAGCTCCCGGGGCAGGACAAGCTGCCCCCGCAGGGGCTCGCCCCCCACACGGGggccctgcccttccccagcggCCCCCCCACGCAGCCCCTGCACGCtgcgctgggggggctgcagccggtgCCCGCCAGCTCCCCTGCTCTGCCCttctgccccagcccagcaccccccagcagccAGATGCCCCCTGGCACCATGGCCCTGGgcccccctccgcccgcccccgccaGCCAGGCTGGTCCCCACCACGTcaccccctctcccagccccggcctgggccagctgcagggcacgGTGGTGGTCCCGGGCCCCCtcgtcccctccccggccccctccccgcagccggccCTGCCCATGCAGCCCCCGGCGCTGGTGCCTGGCTCCGGCAGCCTGCCGCAGAGACCCCCGCCCTCGCTGACGCCaggcgcggccccgctcccccaggGCCCCGGCGAGGTCCCCTTCCAGCGGCAGAGCTCCTCCACCGACGAcctcctgtcctccagccccGAGAGCCAGCACGGCGGCTCCAAGGCGGCCGTCGggcagcccctgctgcagcccaccaAGGCGGACGCCAAGGAAGGGCAGAAGCCCAAGGCGGTGCAGCTGATCGAGAACGATCCCTACGAGAAGCCGGAGCGAGTCCTGCGGCTGCTGGCGGAGCTCGACCGCTTCCGCGGGCTGGTGGAGCGGCTGGAGCGCCCGGGGCCCGGCGGCATCGCCGAGCTGGACGCTGTCTGGAAGGAGCTGCAGGACGCCCAGGAGCGGGACGCCCGGCAGCTCTCCATCGCCATCGCCCGCTGCTACTCCATGAAGAACCGGCACCAGGACATCATGCCCTACGACAAGAACCGCGTCGTCCTCTGCTCGGGCAAAGACGACTACATCAACGCCAGCAGGGTGGAGGACCTCTCGCCTTACTGCCCCACCATCATCGCCACCCAGGCCCCGCTGCTGGGCACCGCCGCCGACTTCTGGCTGATGATCTACGAGCAGAAGGTCTCCGTTGTCGTCATGCTGGTGTCGGAGCAGGAGCTGGACAAG CAGAAGGTGCTGCGGTACTTCCCCCCGGAGCGGGGCCAGCCTGTGGTGCAGGGACCCATCACCCTCATCCTCACCAGCCTGAAGGTCGCCCCCACCCACGTGGAGAGGATGATCACGCTGCAGTACCGCGACCAGAGCCTCAAGCGCACCGTCATCCACCTCCAGTTCACCTCCTGGCCGGAGCT GGGCCTGCCCGACAGCAAGGGGAGCCTCCTCCGCTTCATCCAGGAGGTGCACGGCCACTACCTGCACCAGCGCCCGCTCCACACCCCCGTCGTCGTGCACTGCag CTCCGGGGTGGGCCGCACCGGGGCCTTCTGCCTGCTCTATGCAGCCATGCAGGAGGTGGAGGCGGGCAACGGCATCCCCGACTTGGCCCAGCTGGTCAAGCGGATGCGGCAGCAGCGCAAGCACATGCTCCAGGAGAAG ctccaCCTCAAGTTCTGCTACGAGGCCGTCCTGCTGCACGCCGAGCAGGTGCTGCACCGCCATGGCGTGGGTGCCCCcgctgtccccaaggccaccaACAGTGCCTCCCCCAAG CTCTActtccaccaggacccccaggacctggtcctggggggggacatgCCCATCAGCTCCATCCAGGCCACCATTGCCAAACTGAGCATCAAGCCGGCGGGGGccagcggggagctgggggggagctgggcgCCAGACCCTGCCCCCCCGCCCGATGCTGTGGACACGGAGGTGCTGCCCGTGCTGCCCGACGGCGTGCTGGATGGTGTTGGTGCCCCCGTCCCTGAGCCACCCCCACCAGGGCCACCTGTCCCTGAGCCACCCCGTGACACCGAGAGCAGCAACCACGTGGTGGTGGAGAGCCCCGAGGCCCCTgggggggagccggcggccccccccgctgccccctcctcctcctcgctggagCTGCTGGCCTCCCTCACGCCCGAGGCCTTCACCCTGGACGCCTCCCTCAAGGGGAAGCAGCGGATGAACAAGCAGAACTTCCTGCAGGCGCAGACGGGTGAGGGCCTGCGGGGGCCCCGGCCCAGCGACGACCCCCTCAGCATGCTCGACCCCCTCTGGACGCTCAACAAGACGTGA
- the PTPN23 gene encoding tyrosine-protein phosphatase non-receptor type 23 isoform X3, producing MEAVPRMPMIWLDLKEAGEFAFNAAVKKFVLKNYGENPENYNEELRKLELLRQSAVNVPRDFEGCSTLRKYFGQLHYLQSRIPMGAEQEAAVPIAWTEIFSGKTVTHEDIKYEQACILYNLGALHSMLGAMDKRVSEEGMKVSCTHFQCAAGAFTYLRDHFPHSYSVDMSHQILNLNINLMLGQAQECLLEKSMLDNRKSFLVARISAQVVDYYKEACRALENSETASLLGKIQKDWKKLVQMKIYYFAAVAHVIYFQSALDKLNEAIKLAKGQPETVQEALRFTMDVIGGKYNSAKKDNDFIYHEAVPALDTLQSVKGAPLVKALPVNPTDPAVTGPDIFAKLVPMAAHEASSLYSEEKAKLLRDVMAKIEAKNEVLDQFMDSMQLDPETVDNLDMYSHIPPILMEKCAALSVRPDTVKNLVQSMQVLSGVFTDVEASLKEIRDLLEEDEAQERKLQELLGKVPPPQGSPPPPSPGLAEVSKECSKYMEVHEKASFTNTELHKAMNLHIGNLRLLSGPLEQVRAALPSPTLTEDDKQVLQNLKRILGKVQEMRDQRTSLEQQLREMIQKDDITTSLVTTDRSEMKKLFEEQLKKYDQIKVYLEQNLAAQENVLKALTDANVKYAAVRKALAEVEHKWNTTVQTLVASYEAYEDLMKKSQEGKDFYTDLEGKAAKLLEKARAACQAAEANRQQILEKEMKKQPPPRPTAPKPALQKKPPELEAGGLDAGDLPPLGSLVLSELPEELRSLPPDVLAGHLARLPPPTLAALALNPALATGLRPPEPFLPAARLASAPLQPFAPARFPAPPALPGHYRLPAAPTSAPGPFPPGGGAPVQLLQPSAPQGAGPPPSSAPAAAPQLFPLMRGPVQPGTAPVQPGYVGPHVLPPRSSPQHGPLPGSAPAPAASYGLGQPGVPAPGPLRPPALGPAPMGAQPPAGGPELPPGTRPATTTVDSVQAPISSCAAPPRLPGQGPAMPPGPFLAPQRPGGAPAPFPYAQGGLQPFGQPAAQHPFPPGQHPHTFAPAAQLQPSMELPAHAQGPQQFPPAPFLPPGRAQVPLPFQPPPRPPLPPQAQFAQQPFAGPGGPLPPPAPGQPPLPPQLYQLPGQDKLPPQGLAPHTGALPFPSGPPTQPLHAALGGLQPVPASSPALPFCPSPAPPSSQMPPGTMALGPPPPAPASQAGPHHVTPSPSPGLGQLQGTVVVPGPLVPSPAPSPQPALPMQPPALVPGSGSLPQRPPPSLTPGAAPLPQGPGEVPFQRQSSSTDDLLSSSPESQHGGSKAAVGQPLLQPTKADAKEGQKPKAVQLIENDPYEKPERVLRLLAELDRFRGLVERLERPGPGGIAELDAVWKELQDAQERDARQLSIAIARCYSMKNRHQDIMPYDKNRVVLCSGKDDYINASRVEDLSPYCPTIIATQAPLLGTAADFWLMIYEQKVSVVVMLVSEQELDKQKVLRYFPPERGQPVVQGPITLILTSLKVAPTHVERMITLQYRDQSLKRTVIHLQFTSWPELGLPDSKGSLLRFIQEVHGHYLHQRPLHTPVVVHCSSGVGRTGAFCLLYAAMQEVEAGNGIPDLAQLVKRMRQQRKHMLQEKLHLKFCYEAVLLHAEQVLHRHGVGAPAVPKATNSASPKLYFHQDPQDLVLGGDMPISSIQATIAKLSIKPAGASGELGGSWAPDPAPPPDAVDTEVLPVLPDGVLDGVGAPVPEPPPPGPPVPEPPRDTESSNHVVVESPEAPGGEPAAPPAAPSSSSLELLASLTPEAFTLDASLKGKQRMNKQNFLQAQTGEGLRGPRPSDDPLSMLDPLWTLNKT from the exons ATGGAGGCCGTGCCCCGCATGCCCATGATCTGGCTCGACCTCAAGGAAGCTGGGGAGTTCGCCTTCAACGCCGCCGTCAAGAAG TTTGTCCTGAAGAACTATGGGGAAAACCCGGAGAACTACAACGAGGAGCTGCGGAAGCTGGAGCTGCTCCGGCAG aGCGCCGTCAATGTGCCCAGGGACTTCGAGGGCTGCAGCACGCTGCGGAAGTACTTCGGCCAACTCCACTACCTGCAGAGCCGCATCCCCATGGGCGCCGAGCAGGAGGCGGCAGTGCCCATCGCGTG GACTGAGATCTTCTCAGGCAAGACGGTGACTCACGAGGACATCAAGTACGAGCAGGCGTGCATCCTCTACAACCTGG GTGCGCTGCACTCCATGCTGGGCGCCATGGACAAGAGAGTGTCTGAGGAG GGCATGAAGGTTTCCTGCACCCACTTCCAGTGCGCTGCCGGGGCGTTTACGTACCTGCGGGATCACTTCCCTCACTCCTACAGCGTAGACATGAGCCACCAGATCCTCAACCTCAACATCAACCTCATGCTG GGCCAGGCGCAGGAGTGTCTCCTGGAGAAGTCCATGCTGGACAACAGGAAGAGTTTCCTCGTGGCCCGGATCAGCGCCCAG gtggtggatTACTACAAAGAGGCCTGCCGGGCCCTGGAAAACTCGGAGACTGCCTCGCTGCTGGGAAAGATCCAGAAAGACTGGAAGAAGCTGGTTCAAATGAAGATCTATTATTTTGCTGCTGTGGCCCAT GTCATCTACTTCCAGAGCGCTCTGGATAAACTCAACGAAGCTATCAAGCTGGCAAAG GGCCAGCCAGAAACCGTCCAGGAAGCCCTGAGATTCACCATGGATGTGATCGGTGGCAA GTACAATTCGGCCAAAAAGGACAATGACTTCATCTACCACGAAGCTGTGCCTGCGCTGGACACCCTGCAGTCTGTGAAAG GTGCCCCGTTGGTGAAAGCCCTCCCCGTCAACCCCACGGATCCAGCTGTCACCGGCCCCGATATATTTGCCAAGCTGGTGCCCATGGCTGCCCACGAGGCCTCTTCCCTGTACAG CGAGGAGAAGGCCAAACTGCTGAGAGACGTGATGGCAAAGATCGAAGCCAAGAACGAAGTGCTGGA CCAGTTCATGGACTCCATGCAGCTGGACCCCGAGACCGTGGACAACCTGGACATGTACAGCCACATCCCCCCCATCCTGATGGAGAAATGCGCCGCGCTCAGCGTGCGCCCCGACACCGTCAAGAACCTCGTCCAGTCCATGCAGG TGCTCTCTGGGGTCTTCACCGACGTGGAAGCTTCCCTGAAGGAGATCCGAGACCTCCTCGAGGAGGACGAGGCTCAAGAGCggaagctgcaggagctgcttggGAAGGTCCCACcgccccaggggtcccctccgccGCCGTCCCCAGGGCTGGCCGAGGTCAGCAAGGAGTGCTCCAAGTACATGGAGGTGCACGAGAAGGCCAGCTTCACCAACACCGAGCTCCACAAGGCCATGAACCTGCACATCGGCAACCTCCGCCTGCTCAGCGGGCCGCTGGAGCAGGTCCGGGCCGCGCTGCCCTCGCCCACCTTGACGGAAG acGACAAGCAGGTGCTGCAGAACCTGAAGCGAATCCTGGGCAAGGTGCAGGAGATGAGGGACCAGCGGACgtccctggagcagcagctgcgtGAGATGATCCAGAAGGACGATATCACCACCTCACTGGTCACCACCGACCGCTCCGAGATGAAG AAACTctttgaggagcagctgaagaagTACGACCAGATCAAGGTCTACCTGGAGCAGAACCTGGCTGCCCAGGAGAACGTCCTGAAGGCCCTGACAGATGCCAACGTCAAATACGCGGCTGTGCGCAAGGCCCTGGCCGAGGTGGAGCACAA GTGGAACACCACCGTTCAGACCTTGGTGGCCTCCTACGAAGCCTATGAGGACCTGATGAAGAAATCGCAGGAGGGGAAGGACTTCTACACCGACCTGGAGGGGAAAGCCGCCAAACTGCTGGAGAAGGCCCGGGCTGCCTGCCAAGCCGCCGAGGCCAACAGGCAGCAGATCTTGGAGAA GGAGATGAAGAAGCAGCCGCCCCCTCGGCCCACGGCCCCCAAACCCGCCCTGCAGAAGAAGCCGCCAGAGCTGGAAGCCGGGGGCCTGGACGCCGGCGACCTGCCGCCGCTGGGCTCCCTGGTGCTGTCGGAGCTGCCGGAGGAGCTGCGCAGCCTGCCGCCCGACGTGCTGGCCGGGCACCTGGCCCGCCTGCCGCCCCCCACGCTGGCCGCCCTTGCCCTCAACCCGGCCCTGGCCACCGGGCTGCGGCCCCCCGAGCCCTTCCTGCCCGCGGCCAGGCTGGCCAGCGCCCCGCTGCAGCCCTTCGCCCCTGCCCGCTTCCcggccccccctgccctccccgggcaCTACCGTCTGCCGGCGGCACCCACCTCGGCGCCGGGCCCCTTTCCCCCTGGCGGGGGGGCTCCggtgcagctcctgcagccctctgccccgcagggggccgggcccccccccagctcggccccggctgcagccccccagctctTCCCGCTGATGCGAGGCCCGGTgcagcccggcacggccccggtgCAGCCCGGCTACGTGGGGCCCCACGTGCTTCCCCCGCGCTCGTCCCCGCAGCACGGCCCcctgcccggctctgctcccgctcccgctgcctCCTATGGCCTGGGCCAGCCTGGGGTGCCTGCACCCGGCCCCCTCAGACCCCCCGCCCTGgggccagcacccatgggtgctcagcCACCAGCAGGTGGCCCTGAGCTGCCCCCAGGCACCCGGCCGGCCACCACCACGGTGGATAGTGTCCAGGCCCCCATCTCCAGCTGTGCCGCTCCCCCGCGGCTCCCGGGCCAGGGGCCAGCCATGCCCCCAGGCCCCTTCCTGGCCCCGCAGCGCCCAGGGGGGgcccctgcccccttcccctaCGCccagggggggctgcagcccttcgGGCAGCCGGCTGCCCAGCACCCGTTCCCTCCCGGGCAGCACCCGCACACCTTCGCCCCTGCAGCGCAGCTCCAGCCCAGCATGGAGCTGCCCGCCCATGCCCAGGGCCCCCAGCAGTTCCCCCCGGCCCCCTTCCTGCCCCCGGGGAGAGCCCAGGTCCCGCTGCCCTTCcagcctcccccccggcccccgctgccccctcAGGCCCAGTTTGCCCAGCAGCCCTTCGCTGGCCCCGGGGGGCCGCTGCCTCCGCCAGCCCCCGGCCAGCCCCCCCTGCCACCGCAGCTCTACCAGCTCCCGGGGCAGGACAAGCTGCCCCCGCAGGGGCTCGCCCCCCACACGGGggccctgcccttccccagcggCCCCCCCACGCAGCCCCTGCACGCtgcgctgggggggctgcagccggtgCCCGCCAGCTCCCCTGCTCTGCCCttctgccccagcccagcaccccccagcagccAGATGCCCCCTGGCACCATGGCCCTGGgcccccctccgcccgcccccgccaGCCAGGCTGGTCCCCACCACGTcaccccctctcccagccccggcctgggccagctgcagggcacgGTGGTGGTCCCGGGCCCCCtcgtcccctccccggccccctccccgcagccggccCTGCCCATGCAGCCCCCGGCGCTGGTGCCTGGCTCCGGCAGCCTGCCGCAGAGACCCCCGCCCTCGCTGACGCCaggcgcggccccgctcccccaggGCCCCGGCGAGGTCCCCTTCCAGCGGCAGAGCTCCTCCACCGACGAcctcctgtcctccagccccGAGAGCCAGCACGGCGGCTCCAAGGCGGCCGTCGggcagcccctgctgcagcccaccaAGGCGGACGCCAAGGAAGGGCAGAAGCCCAAGGCGGTGCAGCTGATCGAGAACGATCCCTACGAGAAGCCGGAGCGAGTCCTGCGGCTGCTGGCGGAGCTCGACCGCTTCCGCGGGCTGGTGGAGCGGCTGGAGCGCCCGGGGCCCGGCGGCATCGCCGAGCTGGACGCTGTCTGGAAGGAGCTGCAGGACGCCCAGGAGCGGGACGCCCGGCAGCTCTCCATCGCCATCGCCCGCTGCTACTCCATGAAGAACCGGCACCAGGACATCATGCCCTACGACAAGAACCGCGTCGTCCTCTGCTCGGGCAAAGACGACTACATCAACGCCAGCAGGGTGGAGGACCTCTCGCCTTACTGCCCCACCATCATCGCCACCCAGGCCCCGCTGCTGGGCACCGCCGCCGACTTCTGGCTGATGATCTACGAGCAGAAGGTCTCCGTTGTCGTCATGCTGGTGTCGGAGCAGGAGCTGGACAAG CAGAAGGTGCTGCGGTACTTCCCCCCGGAGCGGGGCCAGCCTGTGGTGCAGGGACCCATCACCCTCATCCTCACCAGCCTGAAGGTCGCCCCCACCCACGTGGAGAGGATGATCACGCTGCAGTACCGCGACCAGAGCCTCAAGCGCACCGTCATCCACCTCCAGTTCACCTCCTGGCCGGAGCT GGGCCTGCCCGACAGCAAGGGGAGCCTCCTCCGCTTCATCCAGGAGGTGCACGGCCACTACCTGCACCAGCGCCCGCTCCACACCCCCGTCGTCGTGCACTGCag CTCCGGGGTGGGCCGCACCGGGGCCTTCTGCCTGCTCTATGCAGCCATGCAGGAGGTGGAGGCGGGCAACGGCATCCCCGACTTGGCCCAGCTGGTCAAGCGGATGCGGCAGCAGCGCAAGCACATGCTCCAGGAGAAG ctccaCCTCAAGTTCTGCTACGAGGCCGTCCTGCTGCACGCCGAGCAGGTGCTGCACCGCCATGGCGTGGGTGCCCCcgctgtccccaaggccaccaACAGTGCCTCCCCCAAG CTCTActtccaccaggacccccaggacctggtcctggggggggacatgCCCATCAGCTCCATCCAGGCCACCATTGCCAAACTGAGCATCAAGCCGGCGGGGGccagcggggagctgggggggagctgggcgCCAGACCCTGCCCCCCCGCCCGATGCTGTGGACACGGAGGTGCTGCCCGTGCTGCCCGACGGCGTGCTGGATGGTGTTGGTGCCCCCGTCCCTGAGCCACCCCCACCAGGGCCACCTGTCCCTGAGCCACCCCGTGACACCGAGAGCAGCAACCACGTGGTGGTGGAGAGCCCCGAGGCCCCTgggggggagccggcggccccccccgctgccccctcctcctcctcgctggagCTGCTGGCCTCCCTCACGCCCGAGGCCTTCACCCTGGACGCCTCCCTCAAGGGGAAGCAGCGGATGAACAAGCAGAACTTCCTGCAGGCGCAGACGGGTGAGGGCCTGCGGGGGCCCCGGCCCAGCGACGACCCCCTCAGCATGCTCGACCCCCTCTGGACGCTCAACAAGACGTGA